In a single window of the Arenicella chitinivorans genome:
- the rsmD gene encoding 16S rRNA (guanine(966)-N(2))-methyltransferase RsmD: MKQANKSSRIRIIAGQWRGRRLPVLTHEGLRPTTDRVRETLFNWLMHDLAGARCLDLFAGSGVLGLEALSRGAEHAVFVESDKRVAAQLVSNLRELSAQQRGQVQCMDALVYLRSRPATPLDVVFVDPPYQSQLLEQVIQLLHDNGWLSERAVVYLERSARDALVKVPETWTLHREGRAGQVAYRLYFV; encoded by the coding sequence ATGAAGCAAGCGAACAAATCAAGCCGTATTCGAATTATTGCAGGTCAGTGGCGCGGCCGTCGGTTGCCAGTTTTGACGCATGAGGGACTGCGTCCAACCACAGATCGAGTCCGCGAAACGTTGTTTAACTGGCTTATGCACGACCTTGCTGGCGCCCGATGTTTGGATTTGTTTGCTGGCAGCGGCGTACTCGGGCTCGAGGCTTTGTCGCGCGGAGCAGAACACGCTGTGTTTGTGGAATCGGATAAACGTGTCGCAGCGCAATTGGTCAGCAATCTGCGCGAACTGTCCGCACAGCAGCGCGGGCAAGTTCAATGCATGGATGCCTTAGTGTATCTGCGATCGCGTCCTGCAACCCCTCTGGACGTCGTGTTTGTGGATCCGCCATACCAGTCTCAGCTTCTCGAACAGGTGATTCAGTTGTTGCATGACAACGGTTGGTTGAGTGAACGCGCGGTTGTGTATCTCGAGCGATCGGCGCGGGATGCCTTGGTAAAGGTACCTGAAACATGGACGTTGCACCGCGAGGGGCGCGCTGGTCAGGTCGCGTATCGCCTTTATTTTGTGTAA
- the coaD gene encoding pantetheine-phosphate adenylyltransferase, with amino-acid sequence MKKIAIYPGTFDPITNGHLDLVARAEQIFDEVIIAVSDNPRKNPLFTTAERVAMVDDATQHIPHVRVESFDDLLVNFVTRQKAKFVIRGLRAVSDFEYEFQLASANRRLDSNVETIFLTPSEANYFISSSLVREISYYKGDVSSFVPPHVELALQNKWAAGRPSS; translated from the coding sequence ATGAAAAAGATTGCTATCTACCCGGGCACCTTCGACCCGATCACTAATGGTCATCTGGATTTGGTGGCGCGAGCCGAACAAATTTTTGACGAGGTGATCATCGCTGTGTCCGATAATCCGCGCAAAAACCCCTTGTTCACGACGGCGGAACGTGTGGCCATGGTTGACGACGCCACGCAGCACATACCGCACGTGCGCGTTGAGAGCTTTGATGACCTGTTGGTTAACTTTGTGACGCGACAAAAAGCAAAGTTTGTTATTCGTGGCTTGCGCGCAGTATCCGACTTCGAATATGAATTTCAGCTCGCGTCAGCGAATCGGCGCCTAGACAGTAATGTGGAAACGATTTTCCTGACACCATCGGAAGCAAACTACTTTATTTCGTCATCTTTAGTGCGGGAGATTTCTTACTATAAGGGTGATGTAAGCAGTTTCGTACCACCGCATGTGGAGCTGGCGCTGCAGAATAAATGGGCGGCAGGTCGCCCGAGTAGTTAA
- a CDS encoding YfhL family 4Fe-4S dicluster ferredoxin, with amino-acid sequence MALFITDQCINCDVCEPECPNDAIYQGEMIYEIEASRCTQCVGHFKEQQCVVVCPVDCILVDPQHPETPTQLQVKYTQLTGQKYDAQNEQ; translated from the coding sequence ATGGCGTTGTTTATTACCGATCAGTGCATCAATTGTGACGTGTGTGAACCGGAGTGTCCAAATGATGCGATATACCAAGGGGAAATGATCTATGAGATTGAGGCGTCGCGCTGTACTCAGTGCGTGGGACACTTCAAAGAGCAGCAGTGTGTGGTGGTATGCCCGGTAGACTGCATTCTAGTTGACCCGCAACACCCGGAAACGCCGACGCAGCTACAGGTCAAATACACCCAATTAACGGGGCAAAAATACGACGCGCAGAATGAGCAGTAA
- a CDS encoding dynamin family protein, translated as MTEKNLQSDIQEYSDWRTAVSGAVQDLSTFLKAKNVTDLRTHHQFENVLGALADDNLSVAFVAEFSRGKSEMINTIFFGNYKKRILPSGSGRTTMCPTELMYDPNLPSSIRLLPIESRKDERALFELKKDKSLWREITFDADDVQSVSDAMTGMTDNKLVSKSYAKELKFDLLEDENSEIGLPVNEYDEVQIPSWRHAIINLPHPLLEQGLVILDTPGLNAIGAEPELTINQLATAHTVVFILSHDTGVTSTDLELWQQHLDGEKSEKERNQRKLVALNKIDALWDGIRSETEIQNEIDAQVAATSKTLALDPANIFPVSAQKGLLAKLSDDAELLQRSNIPALENAIASKLIPEKRKIVVEKVRSALEGILDSASSIMDNRLKDADEHIAELKQLSSKNTDVISHIMLKVQSEKSSLEKDMQRYQALRAVYSKETTKLVQLLSNDRLEKLIAITRHNMARCASSITLQKTISKYFERLNYYIDSAIEQANEIAALSENITRDFEQDHGIANFKVRRLRLEKFKQEIARLEAKHRHLKDTKTLFFREQMSITNRFYESVCQASRKVFSRALRDATNWNNNLMVPMETYVREHHTQLRRRLESVKRIHKASDTVEQRLQELTVMQAELVEQHGEFTQYQEKLVELLSQATHANEEAEQEAEAEEAKSADILYWDHKVKF; from the coding sequence GTGACCGAAAAAAATCTGCAATCTGATATACAGGAATACTCTGACTGGCGCACCGCAGTAAGTGGCGCAGTACAAGATCTGAGCACCTTCCTCAAAGCCAAAAACGTCACTGATTTGCGTACGCATCACCAGTTCGAAAACGTACTGGGCGCGCTGGCCGACGACAATCTGTCGGTGGCATTTGTCGCTGAATTCTCACGTGGCAAATCTGAGATGATCAATACCATCTTCTTTGGCAACTACAAAAAACGCATCTTGCCTTCCGGTTCTGGTCGCACCACGATGTGCCCAACCGAACTCATGTATGACCCGAACCTGCCTAGTTCGATTCGTCTACTACCGATCGAATCACGCAAAGATGAGCGCGCGCTGTTCGAGCTAAAAAAAGACAAATCATTGTGGCGCGAGATTACCTTTGATGCCGATGACGTACAGAGCGTCAGCGACGCGATGACCGGCATGACGGACAATAAGCTTGTCAGCAAATCGTACGCCAAAGAGCTCAAATTTGATTTACTGGAAGACGAAAATTCTGAAATTGGTCTGCCAGTAAACGAGTACGACGAAGTACAGATCCCCAGTTGGCGGCACGCGATTATCAACCTGCCCCATCCACTGCTTGAACAAGGTCTAGTGATTCTCGACACGCCGGGCCTTAACGCGATCGGTGCAGAGCCTGAGCTAACGATCAACCAACTCGCGACCGCGCACACCGTGGTGTTCATCCTATCGCATGACACGGGCGTCACGTCGACAGACTTAGAACTGTGGCAACAGCATTTAGACGGCGAAAAATCTGAGAAAGAACGCAACCAGCGTAAACTTGTTGCATTGAATAAGATTGACGCTCTCTGGGATGGCATTCGCAGTGAGACTGAAATTCAAAATGAGATCGATGCGCAGGTGGCCGCCACGTCGAAAACGTTAGCGCTTGATCCGGCCAACATTTTTCCTGTGTCCGCGCAAAAAGGCTTGCTCGCCAAACTGTCGGACGATGCAGAACTCCTGCAACGCAGCAATATTCCAGCGCTGGAAAACGCGATTGCCAGCAAACTGATTCCAGAAAAACGCAAGATCGTAGTCGAAAAGGTCCGCAGCGCGCTGGAAGGCATTTTGGATTCTGCTAGCTCCATCATGGACAATCGTCTTAAAGATGCGGATGAACACATCGCGGAACTCAAGCAGTTAAGCAGTAAAAACACCGACGTAATTTCTCATATCATGTTGAAAGTGCAATCCGAGAAATCGTCGCTGGAAAAAGACATGCAGCGTTATCAAGCGCTGCGGGCGGTGTACTCTAAAGAAACCACCAAATTAGTCCAGTTGTTGAGTAATGACCGATTGGAAAAATTGATTGCCATCACGCGGCACAATATGGCTCGCTGTGCGTCATCTATCACCCTGCAAAAGACTATTTCAAAGTATTTCGAACGCCTTAACTACTATATAGACAGCGCGATTGAACAAGCCAATGAAATCGCCGCATTGTCAGAGAACATTACTCGCGATTTCGAACAAGATCACGGCATTGCAAATTTCAAGGTCCGCCGCCTGCGCCTGGAGAAATTTAAGCAGGAAATTGCGCGGCTAGAGGCCAAACACCGGCACCTCAAAGACACAAAGACGTTATTTTTCCGCGAACAAATGTCGATCACGAACCGGTTCTACGAATCCGTTTGCCAGGCTTCACGCAAGGTCTTCTCGCGCGCCCTGCGCGATGCCACTAACTGGAATAATAACCTGATGGTCCCAATGGAAACCTATGTTCGAGAGCATCATACGCAGCTGCGTCGTCGACTCGAAAGTGTGAAACGCATCCATAAAGCCTCCGACACGGTGGAACAGCGCTTACAGGAACTTACTGTGATGCAAGCGGAACTGGTCGAACAACACGGTGAGTTTACCCAGTATCAGGAAAAACTGGTTGAGCTGCTTTCTCAAGCAACGCACGCCAACGAAGAAGCAGAACAAGAGGCCGAAGCCGAAGAAGCCAAATCAGCGGATATCCTTTACTGGGACCACAAAGTGAAGTTTTAG
- the mrcB gene encoding penicillin-binding protein 1B has protein sequence MVRITARPGFGSPDCGTLFVDTIIAMPNNKASKKKRTKRGKKTVASGRSNSGQKRLNLEKRTSTKRGSLKRPAGKAKRRGFWSFLRFWLLRLTMLAFLALLCFTVYLDISIRKKFEGQKWALPAHVYTRPMELYIGQRFDEKLVLAELSELGYTRRSALDRVGSYRYSPSELAIYQREFRFWDELRPQQIIRLSLRAGRIEAISVEQPDVTAASHNTEIVRLEPRLFGSVSPMSHEDRSLLRIDEVPTELIEGLIANEDRQFRSHFGVNPLGIVRAMIRNMRAGRVVQGGSTLTQQLVKNYYLSSEQTYKRKAVEAIMAVLLELHYSKDEILQAYLNEVHLSQVGNRAIHGFGLASRYFFGRPLQELDLDQIAVLIAVNNGPSKYNPIRNPNNALQRRNLVLKTMLEQGVIDDAAYQRAIASDLKLSPTAARAALLSYPAFMGFVRQNLQQDYHQEDLLNDGLQIHTTLNPRIQESLEKAVREELAAVERDKGITANSLQVAAVVIRTDNGEVAAMLGDRNPSFSGYNRALNAKRPVGSLLKPFVYLTALEAPNKYSLASLVSDRSITVSQRGSPDWQPQNYDKQEHGDVMLVEALSRSYNLATVQLGMELGVDEVADTIRRLGYNDKVSELPSVLLGAVPMTVMDVGQLYLSLASGGFKTPIKGIRSVLSNENDPLARYSLDIEQVIEPEFTILINYALQDVVRNGTARSVLTGFRYDYGLAGKTGTTDDYRDSWFAGFSGNYLTVVWVGRDDYQSTGLTGASGAARLWSKTMQAMPLERFELGYSDAVVSQVVHYSVDPIRQDCSLSRNLPILIESLELENIPCANRIQYDLDNEDEMQHFEPWPKEPPARRKKKSWWQRLFD, from the coding sequence ATGGTCAGAATCACGGCTCGTCCCGGGTTTGGGTCACCTGATTGTGGCACCCTGTTTGTAGACACTATCATCGCCATGCCGAATAACAAAGCATCCAAAAAAAAACGTACGAAACGAGGCAAAAAGACCGTAGCCAGTGGCCGATCTAATTCTGGCCAGAAGCGTCTTAACTTGGAAAAACGCACGTCCACCAAGCGCGGGAGTCTCAAGCGGCCGGCTGGCAAGGCCAAGCGCCGAGGATTTTGGTCGTTTCTAAGATTTTGGCTGTTACGTTTGACTATGCTCGCGTTCTTGGCCCTGCTTTGCTTCACCGTGTACTTGGATATTTCGATTCGCAAGAAGTTTGAAGGGCAAAAATGGGCCTTGCCTGCGCATGTTTACACCCGGCCAATGGAGCTGTATATCGGGCAGCGGTTTGATGAAAAGCTGGTATTGGCGGAGCTCAGTGAGTTGGGTTACACCCGACGTTCCGCGTTGGATCGGGTTGGGTCGTATCGATACAGTCCGTCTGAATTGGCGATCTATCAGCGTGAGTTCCGATTCTGGGATGAGTTGCGACCACAACAAATTATTCGCCTTTCGTTGCGGGCAGGGCGTATCGAGGCGATCTCGGTGGAACAGCCCGATGTCACGGCGGCCAGTCACAATACCGAGATTGTCAGGTTGGAGCCGCGTTTGTTTGGCAGTGTCTCGCCGATGAGTCATGAAGACCGCTCCTTGTTACGCATCGATGAAGTGCCGACTGAGTTAATCGAAGGCTTGATTGCGAATGAGGATCGTCAATTTCGTTCCCATTTTGGCGTCAATCCTTTGGGGATTGTACGCGCTATGATTCGCAATATGCGAGCTGGTCGAGTAGTGCAAGGCGGTAGTACACTGACTCAACAGTTAGTGAAAAATTATTACCTTTCCTCGGAGCAAACATATAAACGCAAAGCCGTGGAAGCCATCATGGCTGTGCTGTTAGAGCTGCATTACAGTAAAGACGAAATCCTGCAGGCGTACCTAAATGAAGTGCATTTGAGTCAGGTCGGCAATCGAGCAATTCACGGTTTCGGGTTGGCTAGTCGCTACTTTTTTGGTCGACCGTTGCAGGAGTTGGATCTGGATCAAATCGCGGTTTTGATTGCGGTCAATAATGGGCCTAGCAAGTACAACCCGATTCGGAATCCAAACAATGCATTGCAACGCCGAAACTTGGTGTTGAAAACCATGTTGGAACAGGGCGTGATCGATGATGCGGCTTACCAACGAGCGATTGCGTCGGATTTAAAATTGAGCCCCACTGCGGCACGCGCGGCACTGTTATCCTACCCAGCTTTTATGGGGTTTGTGCGACAAAACCTGCAACAGGATTATCATCAAGAAGATCTCTTGAATGATGGTTTGCAGATACACACCACACTCAATCCGCGGATTCAGGAAAGTCTGGAGAAGGCTGTTCGTGAGGAGCTGGCCGCGGTTGAACGGGACAAAGGCATCACGGCGAATAGTTTGCAGGTGGCGGCGGTGGTTATTCGTACCGATAACGGCGAAGTCGCCGCCATGCTGGGTGATAGGAACCCGAGTTTTTCTGGGTACAACCGTGCTCTGAACGCGAAGCGGCCAGTAGGTTCATTGCTTAAACCCTTTGTCTATTTAACTGCCCTGGAAGCGCCGAACAAGTACTCGCTTGCAAGTTTGGTGTCCGACCGTTCGATCACGGTCTCGCAGCGCGGTAGCCCCGACTGGCAGCCGCAGAATTATGATAAGCAAGAGCATGGCGACGTGATGCTAGTCGAAGCCTTGTCACGTTCGTACAATCTGGCGACCGTCCAACTGGGTATGGAACTTGGTGTGGATGAGGTGGCGGACACGATTCGTCGATTGGGGTACAACGACAAAGTAAGTGAATTGCCTTCGGTCTTGCTCGGTGCAGTTCCCATGACGGTGATGGATGTTGGTCAATTGTATCTTAGTCTAGCGTCCGGTGGATTTAAGACCCCCATCAAGGGTATCCGATCAGTATTAAGCAATGAGAATGACCCTCTGGCGCGATACTCGCTGGACATTGAGCAAGTGATCGAGCCGGAGTTTACGATTCTGATTAATTACGCGTTACAGGATGTGGTTCGAAATGGTACCGCACGCAGCGTTTTAACCGGATTTCGTTACGATTACGGGTTGGCTGGCAAGACCGGCACCACCGACGACTATCGAGACAGCTGGTTTGCCGGATTCTCGGGCAATTATCTGACCGTGGTTTGGGTTGGTCGAGATGACTACCAATCTACCGGTTTGACGGGTGCGAGTGGCGCGGCACGTTTGTGGTCAAAGACAATGCAAGCAATGCCATTAGAACGCTTTGAGCTGGGGTACAGTGACGCTGTGGTATCGCAGGTAGTGCATTATTCGGTGGACCCGATACGTCAGGACTGCAGTTTATCTCGTAATCTGCCCATTTTGATTGAGTCTTTAGAGTTGGAAAATATACCGTGTGCAAATCGGATACAGTATGATCTGGACAATGAAGATGAGATGCAACATTTTGAACCGTGGCCTAAGGAACCGCCAGCCAGGCGTAAAAAGAAGTCTTGGTGGCAGCGTTTATTTGACTAG
- a CDS encoding tetratricopeptide repeat protein — protein sequence MRLGSALRVWLLVALLGFLSACASTRDLTPPATVEDRAVVDGEALPLPDDDVIQAESMGYAQGMSPVVKRLVSVAQQQRNQQDWDGAADSLERALRIEPRNALLWGKLADVRFAQQSWRQAIQLAAKSNTLAGADNALRRQNWYLMANAYDALGDATSALKYRTKLME from the coding sequence GTGAGACTTGGGTCTGCATTGCGGGTCTGGTTGTTGGTGGCCTTGCTGGGCTTTCTGAGTGCGTGTGCCTCGACCCGAGACCTGACGCCACCAGCGACGGTTGAAGATCGCGCTGTGGTGGATGGTGAGGCCTTGCCGTTACCTGACGATGATGTGATTCAAGCGGAGTCGATGGGGTATGCGCAGGGTATGTCGCCGGTGGTTAAACGATTGGTCAGTGTTGCGCAGCAACAACGAAATCAACAGGACTGGGATGGGGCCGCGGATTCACTTGAGCGTGCGCTGCGAATCGAACCGCGTAATGCATTGTTATGGGGGAAGCTGGCCGATGTGCGGTTTGCACAGCAGTCATGGCGTCAAGCAATTCAGTTAGCCGCAAAATCCAATACCTTGGCTGGCGCCGATAACGCGTTGAGACGGCAGAATTGGTATTTGATGGCCAATGCTTACGACGCGCTGGGCGACGCCACCTCTGCGCTAAAATATCGCACTAAGTTGATGGAATAG
- a CDS encoding gamma carbonic anhydrase family protein has product MSTIIKVGLLLQGVEFTVSSYENVSETTMKVPNNQGILLPYRGVCPTLAPSAFIAQTATIIGDVQVGAESGIWYGCVVRGDVNEIRIGERTNIQDLTMIHCAERGQGTYLGNDITVGHSAILHACTIEDDAFIGIQACVMDDCLVERGAMVAAGALVTPGKVVPAGEVWAGSPAKKLRDINESDLAFFEINRQRYVRLATEYRQEQGSNNA; this is encoded by the coding sequence GTGTCGACCATCATCAAAGTTGGATTGCTATTGCAGGGCGTTGAGTTTACCGTAAGCAGTTATGAAAATGTCAGTGAAACAACCATGAAAGTGCCCAACAACCAGGGGATTTTGCTCCCGTATCGCGGTGTATGCCCCACCCTAGCCCCATCTGCCTTTATCGCCCAGACAGCAACGATCATCGGTGATGTTCAGGTTGGCGCTGAATCTGGCATCTGGTATGGCTGTGTGGTGCGCGGTGATGTCAACGAAATTCGCATCGGCGAACGCACTAACATTCAGGATTTAACCATGATCCACTGCGCTGAACGCGGCCAAGGCACCTACTTAGGTAATGACATTACTGTCGGTCACTCTGCGATTTTGCATGCTTGCACGATCGAAGATGACGCCTTTATTGGGATACAGGCCTGCGTCATGGATGATTGCTTAGTGGAACGCGGCGCAATGGTCGCCGCTGGCGCACTGGTCACTCCGGGAAAGGTCGTGCCGGCTGGTGAAGTCTGGGCTGGCAGTCCCGCTAAGAAACTGCGCGATATTAACGAATCAGATTTGGCTTTCTTTGAAATCAACCGTCAGCGCTATGTTCGACTTGCGACTGAGTATCGTCAAGAGCAAGGCAGCAATAATGCCTGA
- the zapE gene encoding cell division protein ZapE codes for MVDTPLSRYQQDLQKPEFAEDPAQQLAVQHLQRLYDALLNQPPQRAGWLSRLGIGKTSKEPVKGLYFWGGVGRGKTYLVDTFYDCLPFEQKLRMHFHRFMHRVHLERKALRDQADPLVIIGKQLAKEARVLCFDEFVVNDVADAVILVKLMRVLFDEGVTLVATSNVEPDNLYLGGLQRDLFLPAIAMIHRYTDVVNIDSGIDYRLRFLDKAETYFTPVDELARKGMQYNFEHLAPEPGIANALIEVEGRELRSIRRADGVIWFDFTELCDGPRSQNDYIELARCFHSILLSDVPVMDRLMEDQARRFINLVDVFYDHNVKLIISAAAQVEALYNGTRVAFEFQRTMSRLQEMQSHDYLALSHKA; via the coding sequence ATGGTCGACACGCCGCTTTCGCGATACCAGCAAGACTTACAAAAACCTGAGTTTGCCGAAGACCCGGCACAGCAATTGGCAGTGCAGCATTTGCAACGCTTGTATGATGCGTTGCTGAATCAGCCCCCTCAGCGCGCTGGCTGGTTGTCGCGCCTCGGTATTGGTAAAACGAGCAAGGAGCCGGTAAAAGGCTTGTACTTTTGGGGCGGCGTAGGTCGAGGGAAAACCTATCTCGTCGATACTTTCTATGATTGTTTGCCATTTGAGCAAAAGCTGCGCATGCACTTTCATCGCTTTATGCATCGCGTACACTTGGAGCGTAAGGCTTTGCGTGACCAGGCTGATCCATTGGTCATTATCGGAAAGCAGTTAGCAAAAGAGGCGCGAGTTCTGTGTTTCGATGAGTTTGTGGTCAACGATGTGGCGGATGCCGTGATTCTGGTGAAACTGATGCGCGTGCTGTTTGATGAAGGCGTCACGCTGGTGGCGACAAGTAATGTCGAGCCGGACAACCTCTACCTCGGTGGGCTACAGCGCGACTTATTCCTGCCCGCGATTGCTATGATTCATCGGTACACTGACGTGGTTAATATCGACTCTGGAATTGATTATCGGCTGCGCTTTCTGGATAAAGCTGAGACGTACTTTACTCCAGTTGATGAGTTGGCTAGGAAGGGCATGCAATACAACTTTGAGCATCTTGCGCCGGAGCCTGGGATAGCCAATGCCTTGATTGAAGTAGAAGGTCGGGAGTTGCGTTCGATTCGACGCGCAGATGGTGTGATCTGGTTCGACTTTACCGAATTGTGTGACGGGCCCAGGTCACAAAATGACTACATCGAGCTGGCGCGGTGCTTTCATTCAATACTGCTCAGTGATGTGCCAGTGATGGATCGTTTAATGGAAGATCAGGCGCGACGGTTTATTAATCTGGTCGACGTATTTTATGATCACAATGTGAAGTTGATCATTTCGGCTGCGGCCCAGGTTGAGGCGTTATACAATGGTACGCGCGTCGCGTTTGAGTTTCAGCGGACCATGAGTCGGTTGCAGGAAATGCAATCGCACGATTACCTTGCACTCAGCCATAAAGCATAA
- a CDS encoding DUF2782 domain-containing protein, whose protein sequence is MCKSSLSVLLLAAGVSMATAPVQLSHAETAPPPTLGQDTKGEPATAEQIAEAEANEQAQPQNDSAVTDGKEQKKSGRLFGTTKIKESRRESGQVYQIEIQHSAGPNQYIEETDSDGNIESEPTDIEDTPNLPKWRIGSW, encoded by the coding sequence ATGTGTAAATCAAGCTTATCTGTTTTGTTACTTGCCGCCGGCGTATCTATGGCGACCGCCCCGGTACAATTGAGTCACGCCGAAACCGCACCACCGCCGACGCTCGGGCAAGACACCAAAGGGGAACCTGCCACAGCGGAACAAATTGCCGAAGCTGAAGCCAACGAACAAGCGCAGCCCCAGAATGACAGTGCTGTCACTGACGGCAAGGAACAAAAAAAATCTGGTCGCCTGTTCGGCACCACCAAGATCAAAGAATCACGCCGCGAGAGTGGTCAGGTTTATCAAATCGAAATACAACATTCCGCCGGCCCGAATCAGTATATCGAAGAGACCGACTCTGACGGCAATATCGAGAGTGAGCCAACCGATATCGAAGACACGCCTAACTTGCCTAAATGGCGGATCGGTTCTTGGTAA